A stretch of Anaerolineae bacterium DNA encodes these proteins:
- a CDS encoding zinc-ribbon domain-containing protein translates to MERVAVVALALGVLLWVTWPLIKGMKGEKRLCPSCGTPYRPDDKYCSRCGRKLVKEG, encoded by the coding sequence ATGGAAAGGGTAGCAGTTGTGGCACTGGCTTTGGGAGTTCTGCTCTGGGTTACCTGGCCTCTTATAAAAGGGATGAAGGGCGAAAAGAGGCTTTGCCCGTCCTGCGGAACTCCATATAGACCTGATGATAAATACTGCTCCCGATGTGGCCGTAAGCTTGTGAAAGAAGGGTAA
- the ccsA gene encoding cytochrome c biogenesis protein CcsA, which produces MAIIGYASVQLALVVSLYAVLSFLVARARGYRELRESARRALQATTILVTLASFSLIYLLLRRDFTVEYVFRHTSTTLSPLYAFSAFWAGQEGSLLLWLWLLSIFTLLVSINGRKDEEAVQDYALAVLAAVEAFFTLVIALLSNPFSFSPHPFSEGMGLNPLLENLSMVVHPPTIFAGYAGLTVPFAYAIAYLLAGKPFEELVRRVRVWTIVAWVFLGAGIIIGGWWAYIELGWGGYWAWDPVENSSLLPWLTATAFLHSSVVTERRHYLKNWSFWLITLSFLLCFFATFVTRSGFIQSVHAFAESPVGLYFLAFIVFWSLLAGVIFFKRRTSLSDKRVEGHWLSRDTAFYLLNWLFLGEALMLFLGIVFPALVLLFQGREANVGISFYHQTFMPLVALTLLIMGFCAGLSWQATFTGSWFRRFVFPTAGAFLGFAVPFLLGERDLFPLLSWGVVGFSGAGVARELFRGFWEFWRKRRFIPRPYGGYLAHAGIILLALGVAGSSFYKTDVLVSLKPGETVEVGGYTLKYVNFQHQSLPDKERFQARVEVYSHHRLLGEVRPEKNFHYHVEQWVSEIGLRSTPAEDLYIILAGLEEDGTATFQVEINPGVFWIWVGGGLLILGAVLSLWPRGG; this is translated from the coding sequence ATGGCCATCATTGGCTATGCTTCCGTCCAGCTGGCTTTAGTGGTGAGTCTTTATGCTGTTTTGAGTTTTCTGGTGGCTCGAGCCAGGGGCTACAGAGAGCTCAGGGAAAGTGCAAGGAGGGCCCTTCAGGCTACAACAATATTGGTTACCTTGGCTTCTTTTTCTCTCATATATCTTTTGCTGCGGCGTGATTTCACGGTGGAGTACGTGTTCCGCCACACCAGTACCACCCTTTCGCCCCTGTATGCTTTTTCAGCTTTCTGGGCTGGTCAGGAAGGTTCCCTTCTCCTTTGGTTATGGTTGCTCTCAATTTTCACTCTTCTGGTTTCCATTAACGGACGAAAGGATGAAGAGGCCGTTCAGGATTACGCCTTAGCCGTGCTGGCAGCGGTGGAAGCTTTCTTCACTCTGGTCATAGCTTTGCTGAGCAACCCTTTCTCCTTTTCTCCGCACCCTTTTTCCGAAGGGATGGGCCTCAACCCCCTTCTGGAAAACCTCAGCATGGTAGTCCACCCTCCAACGATTTTCGCTGGATACGCTGGTCTAACGGTTCCCTTTGCCTATGCTATCGCTTACCTTTTAGCTGGAAAACCCTTTGAGGAATTGGTGCGAAGGGTAAGGGTTTGGACTATTGTGGCCTGGGTTTTTCTGGGAGCCGGAATAATCATAGGGGGATGGTGGGCTTATATTGAGCTCGGCTGGGGAGGGTACTGGGCCTGGGATCCAGTGGAGAATTCTTCCCTCCTCCCCTGGCTCACTGCCACAGCTTTCCTGCACTCATCGGTGGTGACGGAAAGAAGGCATTATCTAAAAAATTGGAGTTTCTGGCTCATAACCCTGTCCTTCCTTCTCTGCTTTTTCGCCACTTTCGTAACTCGCTCAGGCTTTATCCAATCGGTCCATGCCTTTGCCGAGTCGCCTGTGGGCCTTTATTTCCTGGCTTTCATCGTTTTCTGGAGCCTCCTGGCCGGTGTAATTTTCTTTAAGCGTCGGACAAGTCTTTCGGACAAAAGGGTGGAAGGCCACTGGCTTTCCCGGGACACGGCCTTTTATCTCCTGAACTGGCTCTTTTTAGGAGAAGCATTGATGCTTTTTCTGGGAATTGTTTTCCCTGCCCTTGTTCTCCTCTTCCAGGGCCGCGAGGCCAACGTGGGTATTTCCTTTTACCACCAGACTTTCATGCCCCTGGTTGCTTTGACGCTGCTCATCATGGGCTTTTGCGCTGGGCTCAGCTGGCAAGCGACGTTCACTGGATCATGGTTTCGCCGATTTGTTTTCCCCACCGCTGGGGCTTTCCTTGGGTTCGCAGTACCTTTCCTGTTGGGAGAAAGAGACCTGTTTCCCCTTCTTAGCTGGGGGGTAGTAGGTTTTTCTGGAGCCGGCGTAGCTCGAGAGCTTTTCCGAGGGTTCTGGGAGTTCTGGCGCAAGCGCCGGTTTATCCCACGCCCCTACGGTGGCTACCTTGCCCACGCGGGGATAATCCTTCTGGCTCTTGGGGTTGCAGGTTCGTCCTTCTATAAAACCGACGTCCTGGTTTCCCTGAAGCCAGGAGAGACGGTGGAGGTTGGTGGTTATACTTTGAAGTATGTAAACTTCCAGCATCAGAGCCTTCCCGATAAAGAACGTTTCCAGGCCAGAGTGGAGGTTTACAGCCACCATCGTCTCTTAGGAGAAGTCCGCCCAGAGAAGAATTTCCACTACCATGTTGAACAATGGGTGAGTGAGATAGGTCTGAGAAGCACTCCAGCTGAAGACCTTTACATAATCCTGGCTGGTCTTGAGGAGGACGGCACGGCAACTTTTCAAGTGGAAATAAATCCTGGAGTTTTCTGGATATGGGTTGGGGGAGGGTTGTTAATCCTCGGAGCTGTTCTTTCCCTCTGGCCCAGGGGAGGCTGA
- a CDS encoding cytochrome c maturation protein CcmE, translated as MNRKLVVGIILIAGALLYLVATGLGSSSVYYITVGELKAKAPSIYGKTVRVAGKVVEGSIQWDPQTLTLTFEIADESGKLPVIYHGPRPDMLREGAEAVVEGRYTQEGVFKVNPKGLLLKCPSRYQEKSP; from the coding sequence ATGAACAGAAAACTGGTGGTCGGGATAATTCTCATAGCGGGGGCTTTACTTTATCTAGTGGCGACAGGGCTGGGAAGTTCTTCTGTTTATTACATAACAGTGGGCGAATTGAAGGCTAAAGCTCCCTCCATTTATGGAAAGACTGTGAGGGTGGCTGGGAAAGTGGTGGAAGGCTCTATCCAGTGGGACCCTCAAACCTTAACCCTCACCTTTGAAATTGCTGATGAAAGCGGTAAACTCCCGGTGATCTACCATGGGCCCCGCCCTGATATGCTTCGGGAAGGTGCCGAGGCCGTTGTGGAAGGGCGTTACACTCAAGAGGGAGTTTTTAAAGTCAATCCCAAAGGCCTGCTCCTCAAGTGCCCCTCAAGATATCAGGAGAAAAGTCCGTAA
- a CDS encoding arginine decarboxylase, pyruvoyl-dependent, which translates to MFEPRFACLVSGASEGETELNAFDNALLEAGIGDINLVKVSSIMPSGVEVVEKLNPLPKGAFLPVVYAAVSSCTPGDIISAAVGFGRCEDGFGVIMEAGGVGQSEEEVRKEVENKVKFALARRGLELKELRVVSVSWKVKNCAAVVAACIFF; encoded by the coding sequence ATGTTCGAACCAAGGTTTGCCTGCCTGGTGAGCGGAGCTTCAGAGGGAGAAACAGAACTCAATGCCTTCGACAATGCTCTTTTGGAAGCAGGAATAGGGGATATAAACCTGGTAAAGGTTTCCAGCATAATGCCTTCAGGTGTGGAAGTTGTGGAGAAACTTAACCCTTTGCCTAAAGGGGCTTTCCTCCCTGTGGTATATGCTGCGGTATCCTCCTGCACTCCAGGGGATATAATTTCGGCGGCGGTGGGATTTGGGCGGTGCGAGGACGGCTTTGGGGTGATTATGGAGGCCGGAGGGGTTGGACAGAGCGAGGAAGAGGTGCGAAAGGAAGTGGAAAATAAGGTTAAATTCGCTCTGGCTCGCAGGGGTCTGGAACTAAAAGAGCTCCGCGTGGTTTCAGTTTCCTGGAAGGTGAAGAACTGCGCTGCAGTGGTGGCAGCGTGCATCTTCTTTTGA
- a CDS encoding bis-aminopropyl spermidine synthase family protein, whose translation MELRALAERVAHKFPVRERDFRRAFEALLRTDDQWEILDLMDVPIMAFCEMWKVMAQEGLVEVKDSSLRLTAKGRELAASLSIAPSQEFVCPRCKGTGISVELIKDIAERFQAIAQNRPNAIRDYDQGYVLEYVTVARVALMWQKGDLAGLELLVLGDDDLVSIAAALTGVPKRVAVLDIDERLLDFIQKVSDREGLGIQVTKHDLRYPLPEELQGAFDTFITDPTESLKGMKAFLSRSLSCLKGPGSAGYFGFTRREASLKKWRIIQGFLLEKGAVITDIIDDFNVYANWPYIESMRAWEHLPVQVLPRREWYKSAHYRIELLEKPGPDIEVFPLDLYDEETATV comes from the coding sequence ATGGAACTTAGAGCTCTGGCCGAGAGGGTAGCCCATAAGTTCCCTGTAAGGGAGCGGGATTTCAGGCGTGCCTTTGAGGCCCTTCTCAGAACCGATGACCAGTGGGAAATTCTGGACCTGATGGATGTGCCTATTATGGCTTTCTGCGAAATGTGGAAGGTCATGGCTCAGGAAGGGCTCGTGGAGGTAAAGGATTCCTCCTTGAGGTTGACCGCTAAGGGCAGAGAGCTGGCCGCCTCTCTAAGCATAGCCCCTTCCCAAGAATTTGTCTGCCCTCGCTGTAAAGGAACAGGAATATCGGTAGAACTGATCAAAGACATAGCTGAGAGATTTCAAGCCATCGCCCAAAACCGCCCTAACGCTATAAGGGATTACGATCAGGGCTATGTCCTGGAGTACGTAACAGTAGCGAGGGTGGCTCTGATGTGGCAGAAGGGAGACCTGGCAGGCCTTGAGCTTTTAGTTCTGGGGGATGATGACCTGGTGAGCATCGCCGCCGCTTTGACCGGAGTGCCTAAGAGGGTAGCAGTTCTTGATATTGATGAAAGGCTCCTGGATTTTATCCAGAAGGTGTCGGATAGAGAGGGCCTCGGGATACAGGTTACAAAGCATGATCTACGCTATCCCCTCCCCGAAGAGCTCCAGGGAGCTTTTGACACTTTTATTACTGACCCGACGGAATCCCTGAAGGGGATGAAAGCTTTTCTGAGCCGCAGCCTTTCCTGCCTCAAAGGCCCTGGTAGTGCTGGTTACTTTGGCTTTACCCGGCGGGAGGCTTCTCTGAAGAAATGGAGAATCATCCAGGGCTTTCTCCTGGAAAAGGGCGCGGTTATAACCGATATTATTGACGACTTCAATGTTTACGCCAACTGGCCTTATATAGAATCAATGCGGGCCTGGGAGCACCTCCCTGTGCAGGTGTTACCCAGGAGGGAATGGTATAAATCGGCTCATTACCGAATAGAACTTCTGGAGAAACCAGGCCCGGACATTGAGGTTTTTCCCCTGGACCTTTACGATGAAGAAACGGCTACGGTGTGA
- a CDS encoding ATP-binding protein, with translation MHFNVPIRKAFADFVWFRLMPAALATFLLAVTFTSFYGAKISSDRHEALAKFSARRLEREIDHLHRHLSSLAETLRGKPPREAARILNNALSEGHFESFFLIDASGAVILIMPSTSLLPSEFPTKGFSLAQSPSGYTSFYLAHETPEGVLIAAVSHYYLKSTMAREFGPFYRGQLFLASSQGHFFPLYPMELEESSLRFEPLPPLKTGHQIYMAGHNLLIRGFHPLGNSGISVIVRSSFLGILAPFLGIGFGFLALVFLIWFVIIHITYRDLERMAIAPIEVLLEGIKNLRKGLASPYFPAQLPGAAAEINQLLSSFKEVANEITATQAALARSEKEKSLVLEGVSDLVTLQDLDLRIQWANKAAGDSVGKKPEELVGRHCYEIWHGRTSPCPGCPVVEAIRTGSPQQNEITSPDGRIWFIRARPLKDEGGNIIGVVETTTEITQIRQAEEEERALAEISKALNAADVREAFPTLAKTLSRVLDCQRIVLLFFDEETRTFRITNLLSELPVPELHDGASFAAGDTAAFEVLMAGEMCATTNLEKMASFPVERALAQAGYRSRIILPLNFMGKILGALALVSTHPEPFWEGKEFFLKQVNEVLSIALARDHTFQREKEERSFTSTVAETLTLILKISSPEDLFGPILEKVERIIQADAYNLMLIIGDYAQVVSHRGYEKWGVEEKIAWYSFPISDYQGLRTVYEKGEPLIIYDTASVSWWVQLPGFEWIRSYLCAPLKIEGKVIGFLNVDGARPFQFTSKDLQRLQIFADYISLALEKVKMLTVLEEYSEQMERLVQDRTEHLQARQAWLEAIFKGSSDGYILFNPQGEILEMNLLAWAWLNQVASPEEAKSLRETLREMALRAQTYPEITRDLGSVTLHIKVIPLEPGYPGALAILHDITYLKALDKMKTKFITDISHELRTPMSALKLYGELIRTAFPEKQSIYIKQIVELIDHMATLVNDIEEVARLEAGRIELNLKPVELNPVVERILEKHRQKARKHDHRLEFFPSQDNPVVMADSHRLEQILDNLVDNAIRYTPDGGRITVSIGIREEGGRLWGAIEVADNGIGIPEEELPHIFERFFRGEGAQAKQIPGTGLGLAIAKELVDLHRGKITVKSKLGEGSTFTVMLPLLEKPFSKLEWR, from the coding sequence GTGCATTTCAACGTTCCTATCCGGAAAGCTTTTGCAGATTTTGTATGGTTTCGGCTGATGCCAGCAGCCCTGGCAACCTTTCTCCTGGCCGTTACCTTCACCAGTTTCTACGGAGCTAAAATCTCAAGCGATCGCCACGAAGCCTTAGCTAAATTTTCCGCCCGAAGGCTGGAGAGAGAAATTGACCACCTCCACCGCCACCTTTCCTCTCTCGCCGAAACCCTCAGGGGAAAACCCCCAAGGGAAGCCGCTCGTATCCTAAACAACGCCCTCAGTGAAGGGCATTTTGAAAGCTTTTTCCTGATTGACGCTTCCGGAGCTGTCATCCTGATTATGCCTTCCACTTCCCTGCTCCCTTCCGAATTTCCGACCAAGGGTTTTTCCTTAGCCCAAAGCCCTTCAGGCTATACCTCCTTCTACCTTGCTCATGAAACACCAGAAGGTGTCCTCATTGCAGCTGTGAGCCATTATTACCTTAAAAGCACCATGGCCCGCGAGTTTGGCCCTTTTTACAGAGGCCAGCTATTTTTAGCCAGCAGCCAGGGGCATTTCTTCCCTCTCTACCCCATGGAGCTGGAAGAAAGCTCTCTGAGGTTTGAACCTCTACCCCCCCTGAAAACAGGCCATCAGATATACATGGCAGGCCACAACTTGCTCATAAGAGGATTTCACCCTCTTGGAAACTCTGGGATTAGTGTGATTGTTCGCTCCTCGTTCCTGGGGATCTTAGCTCCTTTTCTGGGTATAGGATTCGGATTTCTCGCCTTGGTGTTTTTGATATGGTTTGTGATAATACACATCACCTATCGTGACCTCGAAAGGATGGCCATTGCGCCCATTGAAGTGCTCCTTGAAGGGATCAAAAACCTGCGGAAAGGCCTTGCTTCGCCTTATTTCCCTGCCCAGCTACCGGGCGCTGCGGCCGAAATAAACCAGCTTCTCTCTTCTTTCAAGGAGGTGGCTAACGAAATTACGGCCACTCAAGCCGCTTTAGCTCGCTCTGAGAAAGAGAAAAGCCTTGTCCTGGAAGGAGTCTCGGACCTGGTAACCCTTCAGGATCTGGACTTAAGGATCCAGTGGGCCAATAAAGCTGCAGGAGATTCTGTAGGGAAAAAGCCCGAGGAACTTGTAGGCAGGCACTGCTATGAAATATGGCACGGAAGGACATCCCCGTGTCCAGGATGCCCTGTGGTGGAAGCAATTCGGACCGGTTCTCCTCAGCAAAATGAGATAACTTCTCCTGATGGCCGGATATGGTTCATAAGGGCGAGGCCCTTAAAAGATGAAGGTGGAAATATAATAGGCGTAGTGGAGACCACCACCGAAATAACTCAGATACGCCAGGCCGAAGAGGAAGAAAGAGCTCTTGCTGAAATCTCCAAAGCCCTCAACGCCGCAGATGTTAGAGAAGCTTTCCCCACCCTGGCTAAGACTCTATCCCGAGTCCTCGATTGCCAAAGAATCGTGCTTTTGTTCTTTGATGAAGAAACGAGGACCTTCCGTATAACTAACCTCCTTTCAGAACTTCCGGTTCCGGAGCTCCACGATGGCGCATCCTTCGCTGCTGGAGATACGGCTGCTTTTGAGGTTCTCATGGCCGGAGAAATGTGTGCCACCACCAACCTGGAAAAAATGGCCTCCTTCCCGGTGGAAAGAGCTCTCGCGCAGGCAGGGTACCGGTCCAGAATTATCTTGCCTCTAAACTTCATGGGCAAAATCCTGGGAGCTCTGGCTCTGGTCAGCACACACCCTGAACCCTTCTGGGAAGGCAAGGAGTTTTTCCTCAAGCAGGTGAACGAAGTCCTGTCTATAGCGCTGGCCAGAGATCATACCTTTCAGAGAGAAAAGGAGGAAAGGTCTTTCACTTCAACTGTAGCCGAAACCCTGACCCTAATCCTCAAGATTTCTTCTCCAGAAGACCTCTTTGGCCCCATACTGGAAAAAGTGGAACGCATCATCCAGGCTGACGCTTACAACTTGATGCTCATCATAGGAGATTATGCTCAAGTAGTCAGCCACAGGGGCTACGAAAAATGGGGAGTGGAGGAAAAGATCGCCTGGTATTCTTTTCCCATCAGCGATTATCAAGGCCTCCGGACCGTTTACGAAAAAGGAGAACCTTTGATTATCTATGATACTGCATCTGTTTCTTGGTGGGTGCAGCTGCCTGGTTTTGAGTGGATAAGGTCTTACCTGTGTGCGCCTCTTAAAATTGAAGGCAAAGTAATTGGCTTCTTAAACGTAGATGGGGCCCGGCCTTTCCAGTTCACCTCTAAAGACCTCCAGCGCCTCCAGATATTTGCCGATTACATATCACTGGCTCTTGAGAAAGTTAAGATGCTGACGGTGCTTGAGGAATACTCCGAACAAATGGAAAGGCTTGTTCAAGACAGAACCGAGCACCTTCAGGCCCGCCAGGCCTGGCTTGAGGCTATCTTCAAGGGTTCAAGCGATGGCTATATCCTATTTAACCCTCAGGGAGAAATCCTGGAAATGAATCTACTGGCATGGGCCTGGTTAAACCAGGTCGCCTCGCCGGAAGAAGCCAAGTCTCTGCGGGAAACCCTGAGAGAAATGGCCCTGAGGGCTCAAACCTATCCTGAAATCACCCGCGATTTGGGGTCGGTAACCCTTCACATCAAGGTTATACCCCTTGAACCTGGCTATCCTGGGGCTCTTGCCATCTTACACGACATAACCTATCTGAAAGCTCTGGACAAGATGAAGACCAAATTCATAACTGATATATCCCACGAACTTCGCACTCCTATGTCCGCTCTCAAGCTTTACGGTGAGCTTATCCGCACAGCATTTCCCGAGAAACAAAGCATTTACATCAAACAAATTGTGGAACTGATAGACCATATGGCAACCCTGGTGAACGACATAGAAGAAGTGGCGAGGTTGGAAGCAGGGAGGATAGAACTTAACCTTAAGCCTGTGGAACTTAACCCGGTTGTGGAAAGAATTCTGGAAAAACACCGTCAAAAAGCCAGAAAGCATGACCACCGCCTGGAGTTCTTCCCTTCCCAGGATAACCCTGTGGTCATGGCCGATTCCCACCGTCTGGAGCAAATACTGGATAATCTTGTAGACAATGCCATTCGCTACACGCCCGATGGAGGGCGCATAACTGTATCCATCGGCATCCGAGAGGAAGGTGGCCGCCTGTGGGGGGCTATAGAAGTGGCTGACAATGGCATTGGAATACCGGAAGAAGAGCTTCCTCATATTTTTGAGAGGTTCTTCCGGGGCGAGGGAGCACAGGCAAAGCAGATTCCGGGCACTGGGCTCGGCCTGGCCATAGCCAAAGAGCTGGTGGACCTTCACAGGGGAAAGATAACGGTAAAAAGCAAACTAGGGGAAGGGAGCACTTTCACCGTTATGCTCCCTCTTCTGGAAAAGCCTTTCAGCAAGCTGGAATGGAGGTGA
- a CDS encoding response regulator, translating into MATILVVEDNIPLLYGLRELLRQEGYQVLTAQDGMEALEIMEKTCPDLIIADIMMPRMDGYAFYEAVRSRPEWVPIPFIFLTAKATREDIIKGKAMGAEDYITKPFDIRELLATVRSRLERAKAVREFSEAKVEKLKEQIITALSHELRTPLTYVVGYTELALEGLKSLPIEAFQDYLQEIKKGADRLTKLVGDFLFLLQIDTGRIKEQIQQFSEVREDLAEIVRKTVDKYRPLAESQGVRLEFQVIPPIPPVRLMEPLFVDALGRLLDNAIKFSLREEKEVRVYLQKEGEHVKLTVRDKGIGIPPEEIPNLFERFRQIGRDKTEQQGVGLGLAIAWEIINLHGGRIEVESEPGSGSSFTICLPQA; encoded by the coding sequence ATGGCTACGATATTAGTGGTTGAAGATAACATCCCCCTCCTCTATGGCCTCAGAGAACTTCTAAGACAAGAAGGCTACCAGGTGCTTACCGCTCAGGATGGAATGGAAGCACTAGAGATTATGGAAAAAACCTGCCCTGACCTTATAATAGCCGATATCATGATGCCGCGCATGGATGGCTATGCCTTTTACGAGGCTGTTAGAAGCCGGCCGGAATGGGTGCCGATACCATTTATATTCCTTACGGCAAAAGCGACCCGTGAGGACATCATAAAGGGCAAAGCCATGGGAGCCGAGGATTACATAACCAAGCCTTTTGATATCCGGGAACTTCTGGCCACAGTTCGCTCCCGCCTGGAGAGAGCTAAAGCCGTGCGGGAATTTTCTGAAGCAAAGGTGGAAAAACTCAAGGAACAAATCATAACGGCCTTGAGCCATGAGCTTCGGACCCCCCTCACCTACGTGGTGGGATACACCGAATTAGCTCTGGAAGGTCTTAAATCCCTTCCAATTGAGGCTTTCCAGGATTATTTGCAGGAAATTAAAAAAGGAGCAGATCGGCTCACAAAACTGGTGGGAGATTTTCTCTTCTTGCTTCAGATAGATACTGGCCGAATCAAAGAGCAGATCCAGCAATTTTCGGAGGTGCGGGAAGATTTAGCGGAAATAGTAAGGAAAACGGTGGATAAATATCGTCCTCTGGCTGAGAGCCAGGGAGTTCGCCTTGAATTTCAGGTAATCCCCCCCATCCCGCCGGTTCGCCTCATGGAGCCCCTCTTTGTTGATGCGCTGGGGCGACTTTTGGATAACGCCATCAAATTTTCTCTGAGAGAGGAGAAAGAGGTGCGGGTTTATCTTCAGAAAGAGGGCGAGCATGTAAAGCTGACCGTAAGGGATAAGGGTATAGGAATTCCGCCGGAGGAAATCCCTAACCTCTTTGAGAGGTTCCGGCAGATAGGAAGAGATAAAACCGAACAGCAGGGCGTGGGGCTTGGATTGGCCATTGCCTGGGAAATAATAAACCTGCACGGGGGAAGAATAGAAGTGGAAAGCGAGCCTGGCTCCGGGAGTTCGTTTACCATCTGTCTTCCCCAGGCATAA
- a CDS encoding zinc ribbon domain-containing protein yields MPIYEYKCTKCGEEFEAFVLSILAKADEVECPRCRSREVKRKISLFGFAGSKGSTGITGSSCSSFSVG; encoded by the coding sequence ATGCCCATTTACGAGTATAAGTGCACGAAGTGTGGGGAAGAATTTGAAGCCTTTGTCCTTTCCATTTTGGCCAAGGCTGATGAAGTGGAATGTCCGCGGTGTAGGAGCCGAGAAGTCAAGCGTAAAATTTCACTTTTCGGCTTTGCTGGCTCTAAGGGGAGCACTGGCATTACGGGTTCATCCTGCTCTTCCTTTTCTGTAGGCTGA
- a CDS encoding thioredoxin family protein — protein MPLIPAKEREHIKKFFEENLVNPVRLVMFTQEIECEYCAETRQLVEEIAQLSPKITAEIYNFITDKAEAEKYKVDKIPAIAVIGQKDYGIRFYGIPSGYEFTVLLEGIVDVSRGESGLSEASKKALATLSKPVHIQVFVTPTUPYCPMAVRLAHKMAIESDFVRADMVEAIEFPHLAVKYHVHGVPKTVVNETFFIEGAMPEVLFVQQVVRSVK, from the coding sequence ATGCCCTTGATTCCCGCCAAGGAGAGAGAGCATATAAAGAAGTTCTTCGAAGAAAACCTGGTAAATCCCGTTCGCCTGGTAATGTTCACCCAGGAGATTGAGTGCGAATACTGTGCCGAAACAAGGCAATTGGTGGAGGAAATAGCTCAGCTTTCCCCCAAAATCACTGCCGAAATATACAATTTTATAACTGATAAAGCCGAGGCCGAAAAGTATAAAGTGGATAAAATCCCGGCCATTGCCGTAATCGGCCAGAAGGATTACGGCATCCGTTTTTACGGGATACCCTCAGGCTATGAGTTCACCGTCCTCCTGGAAGGCATTGTGGATGTATCGCGCGGAGAATCAGGCCTTTCGGAAGCCAGCAAAAAGGCTCTGGCAACTCTTTCCAAGCCCGTCCACATCCAGGTTTTCGTCACCCCAACCTGACCATATTGCCCTATGGCGGTCAGGTTGGCCCACAAAATGGCTATTGAAAGCGATTTTGTCCGGGCGGATATGGTAGAAGCTATAGAATTTCCCCATCTCGCTGTAAAGTATCACGTCCACGGCGTTCCCAAGACTGTCGTTAATGAAACTTTCTTCATCGAAGGGGCCATGCCCGAAGTGCTTTTTGTCCAGCAAGTAGTTAGATCCGTAAAGTAA
- a CDS encoding 4Fe-4S binding protein, whose protein sequence is MALPRIEINAEWCKACYLCVEMCPRKVLEIDYSRFVNGLHPVIPVHLEKCTVCRLCELWCPDVAIVVSGEEDA, encoded by the coding sequence ATGGCTCTCCCACGCATTGAGATCAATGCTGAATGGTGCAAGGCTTGTTACCTTTGCGTGGAGATGTGTCCCCGCAAGGTGCTGGAAATTGATTATTCTCGTTTCGTCAATGGCTTGCATCCGGTTATTCCAGTTCACCTGGAAAAGTGCACTGTCTGCAGGCTCTGTGAGCTCTGGTGCCCTGATGTAGCTATTGTCGTTTCCGGGGAGGAAGATGCCTGA